In Uranotaenia lowii strain MFRU-FL chromosome 2, ASM2978415v1, whole genome shotgun sequence, one genomic interval encodes:
- the LOC129741930 gene encoding uncharacterized protein LOC129741930, with product MAAEIAGNKYDFKVPEKQIKSAMEMAHWEKSESYYDLLGFISSMCVALQATRLSQKIEINPVIQKLMDALSRLEQLAIETPPVDQPARFGNIAFRSWFEKVQAEGPGLISAALPEHLQDAVKELNVYFVESFGNATRIDYGTGHELAFVMFLMCLFKTGAIERKDEVAVGLKLFNQYLNLVRKLQVTYRMEPAGSHGVWSLDDFQFVPFIWGSAQLAVNSPIEPAHFVEDKIIDEHKKELMFVSCIDYIRQVKTGHFAEHSNQLWSISAVPSWGKICTGLIKMYQKEVLSKFPVIQHVYFGSILTLNLVKPGTLTPSPRLGMIPRQQQTVAAPPAPPKTTATNGRRCGNLVFVPKIYADTAGGGSEMGSVEVSRINPEQDFLYTGQDLMQFAVCMNCCRCSPFLIYLGANSQMRKLEATKNENHLFCPECTPCSSAFQKAFPGEKLYRNDSILHDQGLLELLSRFIYGNPYYECLRKRDRIIITETTKLLTSYKQLSKISLPKLKKLDSLYELFPAFHRMFNERFDSPDQVTDAIQKKYQEICSAYANLSDIEASQLQDYIDIDIDRTPRHMKLPSHRQSAPVILTSVPDALLATPLASPSPASTLNVSSSTIHSLEDTGSREPLRTLDLTSESSAESISNDLQISSQEPPSPSRSTIVSLSQSQSQNQPSSQGQTRATDPQSQASSVSINISSQSVEGGSHPRTIMSSDSSTSSDSQSSNVGNTRTNQPRQTTKTTLEASSQEAYNISSQSVPAGNRETDTSLSSTDSESTRITSRRRSSAEAGLSSPDPQPGPSGVKRPRRSRDNTPPMNPSPRNYAAHPSARMPRLGGG from the exons ATGGCAGCAG AAATCGCCGGAAACAAATATGACTTCAAGGTACCGGAAAAGCAAATCAAAAGTGCTATGGAGATGGCCCACTGGGAAAAATCGGAGTCATATTACGATCTGTTGGGATTCATAAGCAGTATGTGCGTTGCCCTGCAAGCGACCAGGCTTAGCCAAAAAATAGAGATAAATCCTGTTATACAGAAACTGATGGACGCTCTCAGCCGACTAGAGCAGCTGGCCATTGAAACCCCGCCGGTAGATCAACCAGCCCGTTTCGGGAATATTGCTTTCCGCAGTTGGTTCGAAAAAGTACAGGCCGAGGGTCCAGGCTTAATTTCTGCGGCTTTGCCTGAACATTTGCAGGATGCTGTCAAAGAACTGAACGTTTATTTCGTAGAATCTTTTGGGAATGCTACACGGATTGATTATGGAACTGGGCACGAATTGGCCTTTGTTATGTTTCTGATGTGCCTCTTCAAGACGGGAGCCATTGAAAGGAAGGATGAAGTTGCTGTTGGCttgaaacttttcaatcaatatcTGAACCTGGTGCGAAAACTACAAGTCACCTATCGAATGGAACCAGCCGGAAGTCACGGTGTCTGGAGTCTGGACGATTTCCAGTTTGTACCTTTTATTTGGGGTAGCGCCCAGCTAGCCGTCAACAGTCCAATCGAGCCGGCCCACTTTGTGGAGGACAAGATAATCGACGAACACAAGAAAGAGCTCATGTTCGTGAGTTGCATCGACTACATCCGGCAGGTCAAGACCGGACACTTTGCAGAACACTCGAATCAGCTGTGGAGTATCAGTGCGGTTCCTTCATGGGGCAAAATTTGCACCGGTTTGATCAAAATGTACCAGAAAGAGGTGCTGTCCAAATTTCCGGTCATTCAGCATGTGTACTTTGGATCGATCCTAACGTTAAATCTCGTTAAACCTGGCACACTCACACCAAGTCCACGGCTGGGAATGATCCCTCGGCAGCAGCAAACCGTCGCTGCCCCACCAGCTCCGCCAAA aacaacagcaacaaacGGAAGGCGCTGcggcaatttggttttcgttcCGAAAATTTACGCGGATACGGCGGGGGGTGGTTCCGAAATGGGCTCGGTAGAGGTTAGCCGGATCAATCCGGAGCAAGATTTCCTGTACACCGGTCAGGATCTGATGCAGTTTGCGGTTTGCATGAACTGTTGTCGCTGTTCGCCGTTCTTGATTTATCTGGGCGCGAATTCACAGATGAGGAAGCTGGaggcaacaaaaaat gaaaACCATTTATTCTGCCCTGAGTGTACACCATGTTCGAGTGCTTTTCAGAAAGCATTCCCGGGCGAAAAATTGTACCGCAACGATAGTATTCTTCACGACCAAGGGCTTCTGGAACTGCTTAGCCGGTTCATTTACGGCAATCCCTACTACGAGTGTTTGCGCAAACGAGATAGAATAATTATTACCGAAACAACCAAATTACTCACTTCCTACAAGCAGCTGTCCAAAATTTCATTGCCAAAGCTGAAAAAATTGGATTCACTTTACGAGCTGTTTCCCGCCTTTCATCGAATGTTTAACGAACGATTCGACTCTCCGGATCAAGTCACAGATGCCATACAGAAAAAGTATCAAGAGATATGTAGTGCGTACGCAAATCTTTCAGACATCGAAGCAAGTCAGCTTCAGGATTACATTGATATCGATATCGATCGCACGCCTCGGCACATGAAGTTACCCTCTCATCGACAATCTGCTCCGGTAATTCTTACAAGTGTTCCGGATGCATTGCTAGCAACTCCGCTTGCTAGTCCCTCGCCCGCATCCACGTTGAACGTATCTAGCTCAACTATTCATTCGTTGGAAGATACTGGTTCCCGAGAACCACTACGGACCTTAGACCTTACCTCGGAAAGTAGCGCAGAAAGTATTTCAAACGACCTGCAAATTTCTTCACAGGAACCACCAAGTCCTAGTAGAAGTACTATCGTTTCCCTGTCTCAGTCTCAATCTCAAAACCAACCTTCATCCCAAGGACAGACCAGAGCGACAGATCCTCAGTCACAAGCCTCCTCGGTTTCGATCAACATCAGCTCACAATCCGTCGAGGGTGGAAGTCACCCCAGAACAATAATGAGTTCAGATAGTTCCACCAGTTCAGACAGCCAATCGTCAAATGTTGGCAACACGCGTACAAATCAACCAAGACAAACCACAAAAACTACACTGGAAGCTTCATCTCAGGAGGCTTACAACATCAGTTCTCAGTCCGTCCCAGCTGGTAATCGAGAAACGGATACCTCTCTATCCTCGACCGATTCCGAAAGTACCCGAATCACGAGTCGACGGCGAAGCTCAGCGGAAGCCGGTTTATCAAGTCCGGATCCTCAGCCCGGGCCAAGTGGCGTAAAACGACCTCGAAGATCTCGAGACAATACTC CTCCGATGAATCCGTCTCCGAGAAATTATGCTGCTCATCCTTCCGCACGAATGCCCCGGCTTGGGGGTGGATGA
- the LOC129745200 gene encoding NADH dehydrogenase [ubiquinone] 1 alpha subcomplex subunit 12-like, whose protein sequence is MARYVGLDKLGKLFSYVRDNGGIRASLYKLYRMDEMKAGRLVGEDKYGNKYFEDPSQFYGRNRWVEYAPHFNLEYDGSQIPADWFGWMHYKTDLPPNRDGNRKQYKWMADHSENLSGTTRAYMPYSTTKPKVDAWDPSKPTPKLE, encoded by the exons ATGGCACGTTACGTCGGTCTCGACAAGCTGGGAAAACTGTTCTCCTACGTGCGCGATAATGGTGGAATCCGTGCCAGTTTGTACAAATTGTATCG CATGGACGAGATGAAAGCTGGTCGATTGGTCGGGGAGGACAAGTACGGCAACAAATACTTCGAGGATCCTTCGCAGTTCTACGGTCGCAACCGGTGGGTAGAATATGCGCCGCACTTCAATTTGGAATACGACGGTTCCCAAATTCCTGCCGATTGGTTCGGTTGGATGCATTACAAG ACGGATTTACCACCAAATCGTGACGGCAACCGAAAGCAGTACAAATGGATGGCTGATCATAGCGAAAATCTTTCCGGAACTACga GGGCATACATGCCTTATTCGACAACCAAACCGAAGGTTGATGCTTGGGATCCTTCTAAACCAACGCCGAAGCTGGAATGA